The Cervus canadensis isolate Bull #8, Minnesota chromosome 5, ASM1932006v1, whole genome shotgun sequence genome contains the following window.
GGGCTCATGGAGATGGCGTACAACGAGTACATCAATGAGTACTACGCCAAGATCGGTGAGGCTGCGGGGCTGACAGCACGGCCCCTGGGGAGGTGGGGCGAGCAGGTGCTCCCGAGGCCCCAGCCCTGAGCCAGCTGCCCCACAGGCCAGGTTGACAAGATGAAGTCTCCCTTCGAGTGGGACATCGTCACCAGGGGCCTGGTGGCCATGACCGTCGAGGGCTTTGTGGGCTTCCTCCTGACCATCATGTGTCAGTACAACTTCCTGCGGCAGCCGCAGTGAGTGCTGGGGGCCctgcgggtgggggcggggctgggcgctGCCCTCCGGCGTGGCCATGGCGTGTAGGCACCGGCGGCGTCAGCCACGTGctgcccctcctgccccccagGCGCATGCCCGTGTCCACAAAGCCTGTGGAGGACGACGTGGACGTGGCCAGCGAGCGGCAGCGAGTGCTCAGGGGAGACGCCGACAACGACATGGTCAAAATCGAGAACCTGACCAAGGTGGGCCCTGggcggctgggggcggggcccggggaAGGCCGGGGCCCAGGCCGGAGCTCGGGGGGCCTGCTGAGCGGCCACCCCCTCACCTCCACCAGGTGTACAAGTCGCGGAAGATCGGCCGCATCCTCGCCGTGGACCGCCTGTGCCTGGGCGTGCGTCCTGGCGAGTGCTTTGGCCTCCTGGGTGTCAACGGCGCGGGCAAGACCAGCACCTTCAAGATGCTGACGGGCGACGAGAGCACGACGGGGGGCGAGGCCTTCGTCAATGGGCACAGGTgcgggcgggcaggcgggcgcGCGGGTGGGCGGGCCGGCGGCGGCCCCGGTGCTGACGgcactgctgtgtccccagcgTGCTCAAGGACCTGCTCCAGGTGCAGCAGAGCCTGGGCTACTGCCCGCAGTTCGACGCCCTGTTCGACGAGCTCACGGCCCGAGAGCACCTGCAGCTGTACACGAGGCTCCGGGGCATCGCCTGGAAGGACGAGGCGCGGGTGAGGGTCGCCCCGCGGGAGAGGCGGccggcgtgggggtgggggtggggccctgACATCCCCGTCACTCCCAGGTGGTGAAGTGGGCCCTGGAGAAACTGGAGCTGACCAAATATGCCGACAAGCCCGCCGGCACCTACAGCGGAGGGAATAAGCGGAAGCTGTCAACAGCCATTGCCCTCATCGGGTACCCAGCGTTCATCTTCCTGGTGAGCCCAGGGGTGGCATTGAGGGGAGGATGGGGGATGGGGAGAatgagggctggggtgggatggggaggatggggatgggatgggatgggatggggaagatgGGGAATGGGGGAGGATGGGGGATGGAGTGGGTTGGGGGTCAGGTACCCCAACCTTCATCTTCCTGGTGAGCCCAGGGGTGGGATGAAGGTCAGTACCCCATCTTTGTGTTTTTGGTGAGCTGGGTGGGAAGCAGCTGGTGGGGCCAGCTGGGGTGGATGGGGTACAGTGGCTGAGCCTGGCACCACCCCCAGGACGAGCCTACCACAGGCATGGACCCCAAGGCCCGGCGCTTCCTCTGGAACCTCATCTTGGACCTCATCAAGACGGGGCGCTCAGTGGTGCTGACTTCACACAGGTCCGTCCCTGCCCCCGCTCCACCCCCCCACAGGCCCCCGCACTCTTTGCCAGCCTGTGGGTCTCGCCCACAGCATGGAGGAGTGTGAGGCGCTATGCACGCGGCTGGCCATCATGGTGAACGGGCGCCTGCGCTGTCTGGGCAGCATCCAGCATCTGAAGAACCGGTGAGCCCCGGGGGCGGGGGCTTGGAGGGGAGGGGCACGGGGGGTCGGAGCGggggcctggggaaggggcacgggggcggggcctgggggaggggcacggggcggggctggggaggggcacagcggggcggggaggggggcgcccATGCGGACAGGGCCCCACCAGGGAGCCACAGGCTGTTGACGAGCCAGGCCAAGACTGGGCCCCTCTGCTGGCTGGGGTGTGGCCACGAGCCTGTCCCGCAGGTTCGGGGACGGCTACATGATCACGGTGAGGACCAAGAGCAGCCAGAACGTGAAGGACGTGGTGCGGTTCTTCAACAGGAACTTCCCGGAGGCCGTCCTCAAGGTGGGCAaggcctggggggtgggagggggcaccACCCGAGCGGCCTCTGACCTCTGTGCCCCCCAGGAGCGGCACCACACGAAGGTGCAGTACCAGCTCAAGTCCGAGCACATCTCGCTGGCGCAAGTGTTCAGCAAAATGGAGCAGGTGGTGGGCGTGCTGGGCGTCGAGGACTATTCGGTCAGCCAGACCACCCTGGACAACGTGAGTGCCCCGGGCCCGGGCCGCCCTCCCCCTGGGCCGGCTCCCCGCCCACCCCCTTGCCCCCACCCACCAGGTGTTCGTGAACTTCGCCAAGAAGCAGAGCGACAATCTGGAGCAGCAGGAGACGGAGCCGCCCTCGGGCCTGCAGTCGCCGCTGGGCCGCCTGCTCAGCCTGTTCCGGCCGCGGCCTCCCCCTACTGAGCTGCGGGCGCTGGTGGCCGACGAACCCGAGGACCTGGACACGGAGGACGAGGGCCTCATCAGCTtcgaggaggagagggtgagccgGGGGCCGGGGTCAGGGCCGCGGGCTGGCCAGGGGGCCGGGCTCGGGTTGGGAGGCGGGGCCGGGCTCGGGAGAGGGCGGGGCCGGGCTCGGGAGAGGGCGGGGCCGGGCtcgggaggggcggggccgagcTGGGGCGGGAGCGGGGCCTCGGACCCCTGCTGGTTTGAGCTTGTGGGGCAGAGGGACCCACCTGATACTCGGGAGTAGAGTGGACCTGGGAGGCCCGGGTGCAGTCAGGGGAGACAGACCACGCCGACCTCCTAGCACCTTGGAAACGGAGAGCATTTTGGAGCCAGGCAGAGCTGAGGTGGGCGGAACAGAGCCTGAAAACAGCAGCCACCGGCCTGGCAGGGGCAGACCacggggatgggggcgggggcgggagcaCCGAGAGGTAGCTCGGGGCGGACAGAGGCAGGAGAGCCGGCGAGAGGGCCGGCCTGGGGCGGGTGCGGGCTCACACACCCCAGCCAGCCTGTCGCTGTCCACCAGGCCCAGCTCTCCTTCAACACGGACACGCTCTGCTGACCGCCGGAGTTGGGTCGAGGTTAGCGGTGGGAACAGAAGTCAGGCGGTGGCCGAGGTCCCACgtgtgcccccccaccccacgcccaccTGCCAGGCCCTGGAGCGGGCGGTCCAGGACCAAGGGCTTCAGCCCCCTCCAACCCCCCTCGGCCGCCGCACCGCCCTCCCCTCGTTGTGCCAAAGGCCGGCCCGGCCCCGGGCTGCGCACACCCTCAGCCTGCTCTGCCTTAAAGCCTTGGGGTCTGGCCggcccctggcctctgcccatgcccagctctgcccaccaCTCCCAGGGCCGCGGGGTACCCGGGCTGCCAGGACCGCCCGACCTCTCCTGGCGGGACCTGGCGTCCCCATGGGCTGAGCTCTTAGACCCAGTTTGGTTGGTGGCTGCTGCCAGCCTtgggctgaggggaggggtgggttCGGCCCCACCCAAGGCacctatttattttgctttaggaTAAGGCTCCCTCACCCTGGCTTCCTGCAGGGAGGCCGTTGTCGTGGACCGGGCAGTGGGCTGCCGGGGGCAGCGGGCCAGGTAGCAGGAATGGAGAAGCTGGCCCCACCGGCTGGGCGAGGGGcctgaccccctccccacccctcctgctgCCATTGCCCTCCCCCCAGCTTggccccctgccctcccacctgGGAGCCAGACCTGTACATAGCGCACagatgtttgttttaaataaataaaaaaagtccacgcaagcctgtgtgtgtggggtggggtgtggggtgacGGGGGCCCACTGGATGCCAGGACACAGCACCTGCCCGCAGGCACTGGGCTCAGGCTGGGGGAGGAAGACGGGGTcagcctggaggaggggctgggctcCTCTCCCCTCACTGTCCCTTCTAACCAGAGCTGTCAGTGCTATTGGAAAGGGCCCGCGGGCAGGGGCTCAAGAGAGACGAGTTTCCCCCAGATGTGAGGCCCCGCGGGGGCCCTGAAGGGGAAGGTGGGCAGCTGCACGGGCCCCTCCGGCGTCTGCTCTGCGGATGTGGCAGGGGTGGCGGGGAGGGTTAGAGGATCCAAGCGCCCCGGGGAGGTTGTGGTCCTATTAAGGTTGGTAAACGGGTTTGttctcacttttttaaaaacatggtagGCATTTCAGACAACACAAGCGGATAGAAAGCACAGATGGCCTGTCTGTGTTTCTAGTGTCAGAGGTCATTCTGCAGGATACACGTGTAGGCTCAGAGTCACAGGTATGAACGCATGGTATTTTCAGTTTGTTgggtttctctctccctcttggcCTGGTTTGCTAGGGCCACCCTAACAGAGTACCACGACCAAGCAGCTTAAACACCAGACACCTACTCTCTCACCCTCTGGGGCCAGAAATTCAAGATCGAGGTGCTGGCAGGTTGGATCCTCCTGAGGCCATGGGTGGCAAGAGCTCCCTGTTCTCCCAGCTGCTGGGGGTCTTGTGGCCGTCTCCGGTGTCCAGTAGGAACATCGCCTGGTTCTCTGCCTCCAGCTCCACACGGGGTTCTCCATCTGCGTGTGTGAAGGTGTCCACATCTGCCCTTTTTATGGGGATGTGGTCATACGGGGCTAACGCCTATTGCCATGACCTCATCTTGATCAccctcatctccaaatacagtcacattctgagggtgggggctggggggaggaccCGAACATGTGAATTCAGAGTGGGCAGCAGTAATACCAGGAAACCTCAGGCTAGTGGGACCTGCCCTCTGTCCTTGTCAGTGGATGCACCAGGCTCCCAGGCCAGGGGGACTGCAGACCATTGATTCATCCTTCGTGTACTTACGGGCCGTCCCAGAGGCACTGCTGTCTACCAGGGGCAGCCCCAGGAGTGCGtttccccacatccttgccaagAATATGGTTGCCACATTTCTGTCCGTTGAACCACAAACCATTATCTATCTTGTTCTGATTTGTTCTTGAAATAAGTGTGCAATGAAACCCTCATGTGTTCTGTTGggtgttttatttcctttattctgagCCACCTGTTCATTGCACCATTTTCCTAACGGACGTGTGAGGGTGTTTTTACACACAGGCCATCTGGTGAGCAGGTCCAGGTGTGGAGGGCCCAGGCCTCCTCCAGGATGGGTTGTGTGACAAAGCAGGAAGCCAGCTGGTGACCCCCTACCAGCGGTTGCAGAGCTGCCCACGGTGGCGGCATATGGGTCCGAGGCCCAGGCCCCGAGGCCACAGTACGTCCAGGTCAGCCCGGCTCGTGGCGGGGCCCGTGCCCGGGGCCCTGACCAGTGCTGGGTCCGTAGAGGGGCTGTCAGGCTGGGTCCAGGCGGGGCGGGGCCCTGGGCCTGGAGGAAGGCGCGTGCAGACCCCATGGTGGCCACCAGGCGGCGCGGCGCCTCCACAGCCCTCCCCGaggccctgcccccaggcccgGCCCGGGCGGGGGGCGCTGCGAGCGGCCTCTACCGGGCAGGTGCACGCGCACCTGGGGGCGGCCAAGCCCCCGCCTCTTCCAGTCCGGGGGGAGGGCCGTTCCCAAGGGTCAGAAACTTGGGGCTTCTAACACCAAAAGCTCTTCCTTTCAAAGGTTAAGGACCGGGAGAAACACACCCCGACCGCACAGTGGGGGCAGGGGCGTGGGGTGGGCGCGCCCCGGGGACAGCTCACAGGTGGGAAGGGGGCGTCCCTTCCAAATGGCTTCCCACTCTTGCGGCGCCCTGGTCGGCAGGCGGGGAAACGGAGGCTGTGGCCAGGCTCTTCCCAACTCCCCCGCTCCCTGGCCTTCGGGGCGTTCACTGGACGGAGGGCGGTGGGGTTCCCGGCGGGGCTGACCCTGACCCGGAGCTGCCCCCGCCCAGTCCACTGCCTCTGCCTCCATCACTctgccccccttccctcccccggGACCCCTGGGGGCTGCGGTCCGGTCTGAGCACCCTCGTGCCCGCCCcgcaggagcctggcagcctgtcCCGGCTGAGGTGACTCCACTGGGCGGGCCGGGGCTGCGGAGGGCGGGGCGCTCGGAGAACGTTAAAGAGGGCTCCCGGGCCCGCCCAGGCCCTGCTGCCGCGGCCCCCACCATGGCTGAGACCGGCAAGCTCCAGCTGTTCGTCAAGGTACCAAGCTGCCTGGGCTGGGGGGCGGTCCCGGGGAGGAGTGCTCTGTGGGGCTCTACTTTCTGGGGCAGGCTGAGGCAGGGGTCTGCAGCAGCGTCCTCTGAGGCGGTGGGCTCAGGCTGTCTCTTGGAGGCTGTGTaactgggtggggggggggggcgcgggcgGTGCATTAGAAGGGAGAGAGCGCCATCCCCAAAAGGGCTGTGGTGGCCCCATTCTCCTGGGAAAAAAGCCCCTTAGGGGCTGTGCCAGGCAGCCCACTCAGTGCCCAGATCTGTGATCCCTGCGAAGGGACTTCCAGGTCCTGGCCTCCTCCCACCCTTGGAGCCCGGGGCAGCAAGGTGCCCAACGGGATGAATCACTCAGAAAATAGCTCCATCGGCCCGACCCACCCTTGTGACCAGCCTGCAGGGCCTGGTGCCCAGgggcctggcctctgcccagGCTCTGAAGGGTCAAGGGGCCAGGCCCCAGAGCCAGGGTCCCACCCCCACACCCTTCATCCTGGCGCCCTGCCCAGCCTCCGGGCCCTTGGCAGCTCCGCAGACCCCTCCTCCCAGGGACCAAGTCAAGGGCCCTCACCAGCCACTTGTCGAGGCTGTGCCTGAGAGAGCTGGAGCCCTGGGCTTGCTCTGGCCTCTGGGCAGCGGGAGCCCGCAGGACTCCTGGGTGTGCCGCCTGCCCTGGCAGCCCCgtgtcccccaccccaggccagcgAGGACGGCGAGAGCGTGGGCCACTGCCCCTCTTGTCAGCGGCTCTTCATGATCCTGCTTCTCAAGGGCGTGCCCTTCACACTCACCACGGTGGACACCCGCAGGTGAGCCCTGCCCCGAGTCCCTGGCCTCGCACTCCTCTGCCAGCCACCTCCCGCCCTGCCTCGTGCCCACAGGTCCCCAGAGGTGCTGAAGGACTTCGCTCCGGGCTCCCAGCTGCCCATCCTGCTTTGTGACGGCGACGCCAAAACCGACACGCTGCAGATCGAGGAGTTTCTGGAGGAGACGCTGGGCCCCCCAGAGTGAGGGCTGGGTGGCAGAGGGGCCCGCAGACAGGCCACCCCCGGGGCAGAGCCCAGGAAGGGCAGAGCGGGCCGGGAAGGTGCAGTGCGCTCTGACCCGAGCCCCCTCCCGCTCCAGATTTCCCAGCTTGGCGCCCAGATACAGGGAGTCTGCCGCGGCGGGCAACGACGTCTTTCACAAGTTCTCCGCCTTCATCAAGAACCCGGTGCCCGCGCAGGACGACGGTGAGGATCTGGAGGCGCGGCGAGGGTGGTGGGCGAGGCGCCCTGGCCGGTCCTCACCAGGCCCCTCGCCCTCAGCCCTGTACCAGCAGCTGCTGCGCGCCCTCACCAAGTTGGACAGCTACCTGCGCGCGCCCCTGGAGCACGAGCTGGGGCGAGAGCCGCAGCTGCGCGAGTCCCGCCGCCGCTTTCTGGACGGCGATCAGCTCACGCTGGCCGACTGCGGCCTGCTGCCCAAGCTGCACGTCGTGAACGTGAGcaccgggcggggcggggcggggccgggcgggcaGACTCTCCAGGAGACCCTGACGGCGCCCCTCGCCCGCCTACAGACGGTGTGCGCGCACTTCCGCCAGGCTCCCATCCCCGCTGAGCTGCGCGGCGTCCACCGCTACCTGGACTGCGCCCTGCAGGAGAAGGAGTTCAAGTACACGTGTCCACACAGCGCTGAGATCCTGGCGGCGTACCGGCCCGTCGTGCGCCCCCGCTagcgcccccgccgcccccaccaCCTGCCCACTCGTCCGCAGCCCCATAAAGGCACCTCTGCCCCAGTGAGCGCAAAGGGGCACCGGAGGGATCAGAGGCCCCTCAGTTTCTGCCACTCCCAAACGCCCACCGTAGGACGCTCAGCTCCAGACAACAGCCCACAAGGATCAGCAGAGAAGCCCGTGGGCGGGGTGCGGTCCATCGCCCTACTCCTCGGGGAAGGCGGGACTGGATTGGGCTCCCAAACCAGTCAGGCCAGGGTGGGGCCGCAGGACGGCGAGGGAGGGTGTGGAGCCAAGCCTCATCTGGGCAACTCCGGGCCAGAGGGTGGGCCCCACATTCCTCAGCTCTGCCCAGGTGCAGGCAGGCCACCCCCCACTCCCTGGCCATCGTGTGGGGTCTGCATCACTGAGGCATGTGCCCGCTGGGGCGGGAACAAGATTTCTAGCCTCTCAGAGCCCCACCCCACCTTGCACAGCCAGCTGGGCTCCTGGGTGTGCCAGGCAGGGACAGGTGGGCAGGGCGAGAGAGCCGGGCAGTCTCACCAGAAACCACAGACCTGACACGGCCCCATGCCTGGCCCGCGGGCCTGGGAGCCAGTGCCTGGCCACGACCTGGTGACTGTCTCCAGGTGAAGATGTTTATTTGacgggggaggggctggaggcgtGGCCTTGTTCACGCCTGGCAGCAGGCTGGGCAGGTGCGGGCGGGAGGTCCCAGGGgccgcccctgccctcccctcagaGGCACAGTCCTGACGTCACACTTTCCGCGGTGCCTTCAGGGGTCATCAAAGTCTACACCACCTGCTGGCTTCTTACTGGGAGAGAAGAGGGGATGACGCTGCAGGGTGTGGAGGGGCGGGCGGGGTCCACGCTGGACCCTGGGCacgggaggggcggggggcgggggagcaCCTCTTGAAGCCTGGGTTGATGAGAGACTCCCCTGGACACCGCCTCTTGACCCCAGGTCCAGGGCCACCTCTCTGAGGATCTGGGTCTGGGGAAACAGGATGACGGCGGGGGGCTGAGTCCAGCAAGATCCCAGGCCCACGAGCCCCTCTCCACAAGGACAGATCCTCTCTCTGAAGCTTGAGGCTTGTTCTGGGGGAACCGAGTCCCAGCAGAGTCAGCGCGGCCTCAACCCAAGTCACAAGTGACAGGCCTTACCTGGTAAGAAGAGATGAGGCCCCGCCTGCCAGGCGCTCTTTCTGGGGCTGGTGGCCATCTCCTCTGCTGCAGCAGCTGGGGGGTGGAAAGCAGGAATGCAGGCCTGGCCGGGGGACCCTAGTGAGCCCAGGCAGGGGGTGCCCACCCCCACCTACCTGCCAGCCGCTGCTCCAAGCTGCACACACGCTCCGCCAGGTCCAGCGTCAGTGCCTGCAACCTGGAGGCTGCCTCTGGGCCCGGCACCTTAGACAGGTCAAGTTCCAGCGCCGAGGGTCCCCCTGAAAGGGTCAGGGACGCTCTGTCCTCCTGCAGGGTGAGAGTCACAGCTTGCCGCTCGCAGGCTgccctggggaaggaggggggctGAGTACCGTGGCCACATCCActgctccccacccaccctgcctCTCTGCTCAGAGACTCACCTGAATCGGAGGGCAATGTCTTCAGTCGCACTGAGGCCAAAACGGGCTTTCTACAGGGCAAAAGGGCTGGTCATCAGGGGCCTGAGATCCTACAGCCTCTGGGCACACCCCCAATCTGCCCGACCAGAGCCTTCCGGGACAGCTGCAGGGCCATAGGAAGGGTGCCCAGGTGCTTCCGGGGAATCCCAGGCCGCCCCCTGCGAGCCCACAGGCGGTCCGCGCTGCAGGTGTGTGGTCCGGGGGGCTCCCAGCCGCCCAGGAGCCCCGTTACCCACCAGGGCAGCCAGGCGGTCCGGCGTGAAGCAGGTGCTCCAGAGTTCCGCGGCGTCCGTCACACTGCGGAGCAGAGGCAGTCAGACCCGGCCGCCCGCCCAACCGCCCGCGCCCCTCGCCGCCCCGCGGGACCCGCTACTCACCAGAGGTTGAAGCCGCCGTGTTCCCCGGGCCCGCCGCCCTCCCCCTCGCAGTAGCACACGAAGCGCGGGGGTCCGGGGCCCGGCGGCAGCGTGCAGAGCGGCGGCCACCGCGGCGGCGGCACCATGGCGCCTAGGCGGGCGGAGGGATCCGGCGGGCAGGGCCCCGGACCCGCGGCGCCTGTTGACCCCGGGCGCCTGCCGATCTGGGGGCGC
Protein-coding sequences here:
- the CLIC3 gene encoding chloride intracellular channel protein 3 codes for the protein MAETGKLQLFVKASEDGESVGHCPSCQRLFMILLLKGVPFTLTTVDTRRSPEVLKDFAPGSQLPILLCDGDAKTDTLQIEEFLEETLGPPEFPSLAPRYRESAAAGNDVFHKFSAFIKNPVPAQDDALYQQLLRALTKLDSYLRAPLEHELGREPQLRESRRRFLDGDQLTLADCGLLPKLHVVNTVCAHFRQAPIPAELRGVHRYLDCALQEKEFKYTCPHSAEILAAYRPVVRPR
- the PAXX gene encoding protein PAXX isoform X7; translation: MVPPPRWPPLCTLPPGPGPPRFVCYCEGEGGGPGEHGGFNLCVTDAAELWSTCFTPDRLAALKARFGLSATEDIALRFRAACERQAVTLTLQEDRASLTLSGGPSALELDLSKVPGPEAASRLQALTLDLAERVCSLEQRLAAAAAEEMATSPRKSAWQAGPHLFLPDPDPQRGGPGPGVKRRCPGESLINPGFKRSQQVV
- the PAXX gene encoding protein PAXX isoform X2, whose amino-acid sequence is MVPPPRWPPLCTLPPGPGPPRFVCYCEGEGGGPGEHGGFNLCVTDAAELWSTCFTPDRLAALKARFGLSATEDIALRFRAACERQAVTLTLQEDRASLTLSGGPSALELDLSKVPGPEAASRLQALTLDLAERVCSLEQRLAAAAAEEMATSPRKSAWQAGPHLFLPDPDPQRGGPGPGVKRRCPGESLINPGFKRCSPAPRPSRAQGPAWTPPAPPHPAASSPLLSQ
- the PAXX gene encoding protein PAXX isoform X4 produces the protein MVPPPRWPPLCTLPPGPGPPRFVCYCEGEGGGPGEHGGFNLCVTDAAELWSTCFTPDRLAALEDRASLTLSGGPSALELDLSKVPGPEAASRLQALTLDLAERVCSLEQRLAGLHSCFPPPSCCSRGDGHQPQKERLAGGASSLLTRPRSSERWPWTWGQEAVSRGVSHQPRLQEVLPRPPPLPCPGSSVDPARPSTPCSVIPSSLPVRSQQVV
- the PAXX gene encoding protein PAXX isoform X6 — encoded protein: MVPPPRWPPLCTLPPGPGPPRFVCYCEGEGGGPGEHGGFNLCVTDAAELWSTCFTPDRLAALKARFGLSATEDIALRFRAACERQAVTLTLQEDRASLTLSGGPSALELDLSKVPGPEAASRLQALTLDLAERVCSLEQRLAGLHSCFPPPSCCSRGDGHQPQKERLAGGASSLLTRPRSSERWPWTWGQEAVSRGVSHQPRLQE
- the PAXX gene encoding protein PAXX isoform X8, whose amino-acid sequence is MVPPPRWPPLCTLPPGPGPPRFVCYCEGEGGGPGEHGGFNLCVTDAAELWSTCFTPDRLAALEDRASLTLSGGPSALELDLSKVPGPEAASRLQALTLDLAERVCSLEQRLAAAAAEEMATSPRKSAWQAGPHLFLPDPDPQRGGPGPGVKRRCPGESLINPGFKSKKPAGGVDFDDP
- the PAXX gene encoding protein PAXX isoform X5 translates to MVPPPRWPPLCTLPPGPGPPRFVCYCEGEGGGPGEHGGFNLCVTDAAELWSTCFTPDRLAALKARFGLSATEDIALRFRAACERQAVTLTLQEDRASLTLSGGPSALELDLSKVPGPEAASRLQALTLDLAERVCSLEQRLAAAAAEEMATSPRKSAWQAGPHLFLPDPDPQRGGPGPGVKRRCPGESLINPGFKSKKPAGGVDFDDP
- the PAXX gene encoding protein PAXX isoform X3, translating into MVPPPRWPPLCTLPPGPGPPRFVCYCEGEGGGPGEHGGFNLCVTDAAELWSTCFTPDRLAALKARFGLSATEDIALRFRAACERQAVTLTLQEDRASLTLSGGPSALELDLSKVPGPEAASRLQALTLDLAERVCSLEQRLAGLHSCFPPPSCCSRGDGHQPQKERLAGGASSLLTRPRSSERWPWTWGQEAVSRGVSHQPRLQEKPAGGVDFDDP
- the PAXX gene encoding protein PAXX isoform X1; this encodes MVPPPRWPPLCTLPPGPGPPRFVCYCEGEGGGPGEHGGFNLCVTDAAELWSTCFTPDRLAALKARFGLSATEDIALRFRAACERQAVTLTLQEDRASLTLSGGPSALELDLSKVPGPEAASRLQALTLDLAERVCSLEQRLAGLHSCFPPPSCCSRGDGHQPQKERLAGGASSLLTRPRSSERWPWTWGQEAVSRGVSHQPRLQEVLPRPPPLPCPGSSVDPARPSTPCSVIPSSLPVRSQQVV